Proteins from a genomic interval of Ictalurus furcatus strain D&B chromosome 2, Billie_1.0, whole genome shotgun sequence:
- the smg1 gene encoding serine/threonine-protein kinase SMG1 isoform X3, whose product MSRKALGSRLSSAHKLHRNWNDWQPRSDSTSASQEGVKCSVSREHSSAAVYDPAPSEQPGTPPLHHDSYTTHGSLEEGGVYDVDGGHGENTFGWKSLGQELRINDVTADLPSFQHGHRALATKDMRKSQDRPQAHSDESRLANLLRRMSREDDRDRRLATLKQMRELIVHSENKVVLVKQLDTILNTLNDILNESSKLLHELRQEAACCLGLLCAALSYEAEKVFRWMFVKFSSCSKDEVKLLYLVAVYKALETAGEKKAFSPVMQLVMSSLQSILENLDTPELLCQSVKCILLVARCYPHIFSTNFRDTVDILVGWHIDHTQKQSLTLQVSGWLQSLEQFWVADLAFSTTLLGQFLEDMEAYAEDLSHVVSGEAVDEDVPPPAVSLPKLAALLRVFSTVVRSIGERFNPIRGPPITEAYVTDVLNRVLACITTAKQVFFSEIVLTAGNECVCVLLTSMDSSSQLTGAVISYGLDQLESCQSCSAEYSVGVLTLLTLIVEQINTKLPATFVEKLLAPASQLLELRFHREREVVVAAHSVYQAVLSLKNIPILEAAYKLVLGEMACAVNSLLAPLGLPPACPNIQHAAFSQLQRRPDRAEFILIFNLSTLTTIGNTKNSLIGMWALSPTVFALLSQNLVLVHNELAVHHPAVQYSVLYTLYSHCTRHDHFISSSLSSSSPSLFDGAVISTVTTATKKHFSTLLSLLGMLLSKEHLNPEARKLLLTWSLEVCLMMKKSETYSPLFSLPSFHRFCKGLLANALNEDPNVCLQTCNSLQVLSSSLPVELLQRCVDVCRVQLVHSTVRVRQAFGKLLRSVPLHVSLSNRSSSEIHEISLAIRRHMSKAPSNTFHPQDFSDLISFILYGTVHRGGKEPWLERLYHSCQRSEKRECAVVPRALLKTEAVLWQWAVWEAAQFTVLSKLRTPLGRAQDTFQTIEGMIRSLAAHSLNSEQELSQWSGGESDEGHHTNQLRLALLLQFLENLEKLMYNAYEGCANALTAPPKGIRTFFHTNRQTCQDWLTRIRLALMRVGLMSGQPAVTIRHGFDLLTEIKNSSAQGPEMEVPITMLVEALCELRCPEAIQGLAAWSSAHMGKSLAWVGSVALQAEGKFEKAALEYQEQLCAVTGVDCSIKGFDRSLLKLANSGTGNSSSPKHTGNGDVKKTVLLKSSECSSEVLNFLANKACECYVALSDWASVQEWQASVMALKKNSNSSATVNLKTDFNYVKALSRFEDGDFPECRVQLELLPGEDYGLLNSNTKDKLDLKRLLPAVLSPDPSELQKAIEVQLLRSAVGAITSAGHEQDQKVLPSSDTLVKYLKQTGRIALGPLRLSTLTLCDSLPTLGTLQLHCTSSLETSLCSQHPSEECLIPLFSDALSTCKQQDVQPWLHALRYSTFQRQLFLKLRGVSSPVDSHLVELCLTAVKFARKQGNLALATRLLAQCSKPSADDDDDDPEPSDLVHSFRQLSLEGAVGEKWGPELKIERAKVLFTAGQSVAAMEMLSSCALSYCRSGKCERAACRSILTLCKWLLADWKDLTPQLKQAVKRNSSGPPSALSKNITALLELPVEEQGILRITTETTVSVGVGEADFVLGQLYQLSASQAPEVAKSWAALASWAYRWGRKVVDNASQGEGVPLLPGEKKEIEELLPSGTNDEDKETIFSILGQAMCRPAGIQDEDMALQNEEDDEDDMVDVIWRQLLSSCPWLAEVEDGVTEGLIRVWRRVVDRIFSLYRVSCRAYFTFLKLNAGQTPIDEDDPKLLLNPQSSKQSSDDVIVMATLRLLRLLVKHAGELREGLELGLASTPTAPWRGIIPQLFSRLNHPEAYIRQSICSLLCRVAQDSPHLILYPAIVGSISLGGEAQTAAGTKLPSALPTLLGNMPGEDLCGGEGEGGSPPASQDSGRGDELGLCSIEDQAMMQDCYSKIVDTLSAANPTMVQQVQMLVGELRRVTVLWDELWLGVLQQQHMHVLRRIQQLEDEVKRVQNNNTLRKEEKVAIMREKHSALMRPVVFALDHVRSITAAAAETPHETWFQETYGDAIYSALERLRNPQNPANPANSWVPFKQIMLSLQQRAQKRASYLLRLEEISPRLGSMTHTEMALPGEVSATDTVTIHNVGNTITILPTKTKPKKLYFLGSDGKNYPYLFKGLEDLHLDERIMQFLSIVNTMFTKVNQQESPRFHARHYSVTPLGTRSGLIQWVDGATPLFGLYKRWQQREAVLQAQKAQDSFQQPQNLPMVPRPSELYYSKIGPALKAVGLSLDVSRRDWPLSVMRDVLRELMEATPPNLLAKELWCSCTTPSEWWRVTQLYARSTAVMSMVGYIIGLGDRHLDNVLIDMTTGEVVHIDYNVCFEKGKSLRVPEKVPFRMTHNIETALGVTGVEGIFRLSCEQVIQMMRRGRETLLTLLEAFVYDPLVDWTAGGEVGFAGAVYGGGGGQQAENKQSKREMERDITRSLFSSRVAEIKVNWFKNRDEMQAVLPQVEMAVEEYLSLQEHLAQVDKAQGKLLEEMEFLEGADSRVDHPIHTLEHRYSEHTQLQSRQRTVQDAIQSKLLDLDQWISQYQAAFGSLEATQLASLLQEISSPIDLGPPSYVPATAFLQNAGQAHLISQCEALEAEVSALLQQRRSILRTCLEHLHSYATVALLYPRAVLHRHRVYTWKQWMEELVCDMTVEHCQAVYHRYEVQFAPQPPAATCQFVSSVEMALQHHAAETNTRLLRQVERLKAEGASVPVCEEQLQEIERCIKVFLHEDAELASFSLAGIIISALCTLTRRNLVMEGAAASAGEQLVELTSRDGAWFLEELCSMSGNVTCLVQLLKECQLQSHDLDILSPEDTSQAVYLANGVYTCLQELNTNFRQIIFPEALRCMLKGESTLESMLSELDSLIEQCADGVSLQGLGEALQVHLRNTAMGLDEDADAHYLQVTRVLRVQYSELIQPRNMEGSVQDTPKMSAGQMLLVAFDGMFAQLESAFGLLIDKLNSMDIPAAWRKVDVIWEARATQVHFFDSVQTRQVLEEIFFLKRLQTIRDFFRLCASFAQTLSGTCPSPTDDPPLSNGPVSLVKPLYRGSTVVSEDQMTRPIKAFTADFVRQMLMGLPTQALGLALCSALSALGTDLIAQVEAKDFGAEGKVSLDDLCKKAVEQGVQAGRISQLLLNRATVLAGSYETAWKKLDLVRRLELSIDACKVSLQRAQLHIAMFQWQHEDVLGTRSQPMSVSPPPRSIILSNMKKKLYKLSQDDAAIASVQEKLASLEGSIEQRLKWAGGANPALTPVLQDFESTITERRALVLKESQRATQVTFLCSTVLNFEGLRTRTPEALSTDAALFDLVKRCQATCSYAAQFSTSVSSLELQLLHRLSSVMELSIGAPEWLACAQKHLSQEMASQRAMQEEHEQQLDSVTETLQLLVDTIKGVLSNHNRLLADVKHLLRAMAKDEESALADGEEVMYEGSVRQFLCEYKAWQDNVQIVLFTVVQATGQPRSVEQVELLQEIPSTLKELKGQSQSVYNGLVGFASPLVTDRGSDCTSPTSTVQTSFAAAVRCSGVKTQPDSMSQNARKALPRNLGTPADTPPSTLLITNKSLAPSPKRTVRDPKTGRAVQERNSYAVSVWKRVKAKLEGRDVDPNRRMSVTEQVDYVIKEATNLDNLAQLYEGWTAWV is encoded by the exons cagtAAACTCCTCCATGAGCTGCGACAGGAAGCGGCCTGCTGCCTGGGTTTGCTCTGCGCCGCCCTCAGCTACGAGGCCGAGAAGGTCTTCAGGTGGATGTTTGTGAAGTTCAGCAGCTGCAGTAAGGACGAGGTGAAGCTGCTCTACCTGGTGGCCGTGTACAAGGCTCTGGAGACGGCCGGGGAGAAGAAAGCGTTCTCGCCCGTCATGCAG TTGGTGATGAGCAGCCTCCAGTCCATTCTGGAGAACCTGGACACGCCCGAGCTGCTGTGTCAGAGCGTGAAGTGCATCCTGCTGGTGGCTCGCTGCTACCCGCACATCTTCAGTACCAACTTCAGA GACACAGTGGACATCCTGGTGGGGTGGCACATCGACCACACACAGAAACAGTCTCTCACTCTGCAGGTGTCGG gcTGGCTACAGAGTCTGGAACAGTTTTGGGTGGCCGATTTGGCCTTTTCTACGACGTTGTTGGGGCAGTTTCTGGAAGACATGGAAGCATACGCAGAG GACCTGAGCCACGTGGTGTCGGGAGAGGCGGTAGACGAGGACGTCCCCCCGCCCGCCGTGTCCCTGCCCAAACTGGCGGCTCTGCTGCGGGTCTTCAGCACGGTGGTGCGCAGCATCGGGGAGCGTTTCAACCCCATCCGGGGTCCGCCCATCACCGAGGCGTACGTCACTGAT gtgttgAACCGTGTGTTAGCATGCATCACCACGGCTAAGCAGGTTTTCTTCTCGGAGATCGTGCTGACTGCGGggaacgagtgtgtgtgtgtcctgctgaCCAGCATGGACTCAAGCAGCCAACTAACCGGAGCGGTCATTTCCTACGGCCTGGACCAGCTGGAGAGCTGTCAATCGTGTAGCGCCGAATACAGCGTGGGCGTCCTGACCCTCCTCACACTG attgtTGAGCAGATAAACACCAAGCTGCCTGCTACGTTTGTAGAAAAGCTGCTGGCTCCAGCGTCCCAGCTTCTGGAGCTGCGTTTCCACAGAGAGCGAGAG GTGGTGGTGGCGGCGCACAGCGTGTACCAGGCGGTGCTGAGCCTGAAGAACATCCCCATCCTGGAGGCGGCGTATAAGCTGGTGCTGGGGGAGATGGCCTGCGCCGTCAACAGCCTGCTGGCGCCGCTGGGGCTCCCGCCGGCGTGTCCCAACATCCAACACGCGGCGTTCAGCCAACTGCAGCGCCGCCCCGACCGAGCAGAGTTCATCCTCATCTTCAACCTCAGCACTCTCACCACCATCGGCAACACCAAGAACTCCCTGATCGGG ATGTGGGCTCTTTCTCCCACCGTGTTCGCGCTCCTCAGCCAGAATTTGGTGCTGGTTCACAACGAGCTGGCCGTACACCACCCTGCGGTCCAGTACTCCGTCCTCTACACACTCTACTCTCACTgcaccag ACACGACCACTTCATCTCCAGCAGCCTCAGCTCCTCAAGCCCCTCGCTCTTTGATGGTGCCGTCATCAGCACAGTTACCACGGCAACCAAGAAACATTTCAGCACACTTCTCAGTCTGTTAGGGATGCTGCTTAGCAAGGAGCACCTAAATCCTGAGGCCAG GAAGCTGCTTCTCACCTGGTCGCTGGAAGTCTGTCTGATGATGAAAAAATCTGAAACGTACTCCCCGCTTTTCTCCTTACCCTCCTTTCACAGATTCTGTAAAGGACTCCTCGCGAACG cgTTGAACGAAGACCCCAACGTGTGTCTCCAGACCTGCAACAGTCTACAGGTTCTGTCCTCGTCCCTCCCCGTGGAGCTCCTGCAGAG GTGTGTGGACGTGTGCCGGGTGCAGCTGGTTCACTCCACTGTAAGAGTCAGGCAGGCCTTCGGGAAGCTGCTGAGGTCCGTCCCACTGCATGTGTCGCTGAG TAACCGCAGCTCCTCGGAGATTCACGAGATTTCTCTCGCCATCCGACGGCACATGAGCAAAGCGCCGAGCAACACCTTCCACCCGCAGGACTTCTCCGACCTCATCAGCTTCATCCTGTACGGAACAGTCCACCGTGGAGG gaAGGAGCCGTGGTTGGAGAGATTGTACCACAGCTGTCAGCGGTCGGAGAAGCGGGAGTGTGCCGTGGTGCCGCGCGCTCTGCTGAAGACGGAGGCGGTGCTGTGGCAGTGGGCCGTGTGGGAAGCCGCTCAATTCACCGTCCTCTCCAAACTGCGCACTCCTCTGGGAAGAGCTCAGGACACGTTCCAAACCATCGAAG ggatGATCCGCAGTCTGGCGGCTCACAGTCTGAACAGTGAACAGGAGCTGAGTCAGTGGAgtggaggagagagtgatgaagGTCACCACACCAACCAGCTCCGCCTGGCTCTGCTGCTGCAGTTCCTGGAGAACCTCGAGAAGCTCATGTACAACGCTTACGAAGGCTGCGCCAACGCCCTCACCGCCCCGCCCAAG GGCATCAGAACCTTTTTCCACACCAACCGTCAGACTTGCCAGGATTGGCTGACGAGGATCCGCCTGGCTCTGATGAGGGTGGGGCTCATGTCCGGCCAGCCGGCGGTCACCATCCGCCACGGCTTCGACCTGCTCACCGAGATCAAGAACAGCAGCGCGCAG GGCCCTGAGATGGAGGTTCCCATCACCATGCTGGTGGAGGCTCTGTGTGAGCTGCGCTGTCCTGAAGCCATCCAGGGTTTGGCAGCGTGGAGTTCGGCCCACATGGGGAAGAGCTTGGCGTGGGTGGGCTCCGTAGCCCTGCAGGCCGAGGGGAA GTTCGAGAAAGCGGCTCTGGAATATCAGGAGCAGCTGTGTGCTGTCACGGGGGTCGACTGCTCCATCAAAGGCTTCGACAGATCCTTACTGAAGCTCGCCAACTCGGGCACAGGCAACAGCTCCAGTCCAAAACATACAGGAAACG gaGACGTTAAGAAGACGGTGCTGTTGAAGTCCAGCGAGTGTTCCTCTGAGGTCCTGAACTTCCTGGCCAATAAGGCGTGCGAGTGTTACGTGGCTCTGAGCGACTGGGCGTCGGTGCAGGAGTGGCAGGCCAGCGTGATGGCGCTTAAAAAGAACAGCAACAGCTCGGCCACCGTCAACCTCAAGACCGACTTCAACTACGTCAA agCTCTGAGCAGGTTCGAGGACGGAGATTTCCCAGAATGCCGTGTGCAGTTGGAGCTGCTTCCTGGAGAAGATTACGGCCTCCTCAACTCCAACACGAAGGACAAACTAG ATCTGAAGCGGCTCCTTCCTGCTGTACTCAGTCCTGATCCCTCAGAGCTGCAGAAGGCCATCGAGGTTCAGCTGCTGAGGAGCGCTGTAGGAGCCATCACATCAGCCGGTCACGAGCAGGACCAGAAAGTTCTTCCTTCATCAGA CACTCTGGTGAAGTACCTGAAGCAGACGGGCCGGATCGCTCTGGGACCCCTGCGTCTGTCCACGCTCACCCTGTGCGACTCGCTGCCCACCCTGGGAACGCTGCAGCTCCACTGCACCAGCTCTTTGGAGACCTCGCTGTGCAGTCAGCACCCCTCCGAG GAATGTCTGATCCCGCTGTTCAGCGACGCTCTGAGCACGTGTAAGCAGCAGGACGTTCAGCCGTGGCTCCACGCGCTCCGGTACAGCACGTTTCAGAGGCAGCTCTTCCTAAAGCTCAGAG GCGTGTCTAGTCCTGTGGACTCTCACCTGGTGGAGCTGTGTCTGACGGCGGTCAAGTTTGCTCGTAAGCAGGGGAACCTCGCTCTGGCCACGCGCCTCCTCGCTCAGTGCAGCAAACCGTCCGcagacgacgacgacgacgacccGGAGCCCTCGGACCTGGTGCACAGCTTCAGGCAGCTGTCCCTAGAGGGCGCAGTGGGGGAGAAATGGGGACCTGAGCTGAAGATCGAGAGGGCTAAAGTGCTGTTCACTGCAG GTCAGTCTGTGGCTGCTATGGAGATGCTGAGCTCGTGTGCGCTTTCCTACTGCCGCTCGGGGAAGTGCGAGCGCGCCGCTTGCCGCTCCATCCTCACGCTGTGTAAGTGGCTGCTGGCCGACTGGAAGGACTTGACGCCTCAGCTCAAACAGGCGGTGAAGAGAAACAGCAGCGGACCACCGTCGGCCCTCAGCAAGAACATCACCGCCCTGCTGGAGCTGCCCGTGGAGGAGCAGGGTATACTGCGCATCACCACCGAGACCAcag TGAGTGTAGGAGTCGGGGAAGCGGACTTTGTCCTGGGCCAGCTGTACCAGCTCTCTGCTAGCCAGGCGCCTGAAGTGGCCAAATCCTGGGCTGCTTTAGCGAGCTGGGCATACAGATGGGGCCGGAAAGTCGTCGATAatgcaag TCAAGGAGAAGGGGTTCCTCTGCTGCCGGGAGAGAAGAAGGAGATCGAGGAGCTTCTGCCGTCTGGCACCAACGACGAGGACAAGGAGACCATATTCAGCATCCTGGGCCAGGCCATGTGTCGACCAGCTGGAATTCAG GATGAGGACATGGCTCTGCAGAACGAAGAGGATGACGAGGACGATATGGTGGACGTGATCTGGAGGCAGCTGTTGAGCTCGTGCCCGTGGTTGGCGGAGGTGGAGGACGGCGTGACGGAGGGGCTGATCCGGGTGTGGAGGCGGGTGGTGGACCGCATCTTCAGCCTCTACCGTGTCTCCTGCAGGGCTTATTTCACCTTCCTGAAGCTCAACGCCGGACAG ACGCCCATCGACGAGGACGACCCCAAACTTCTGCTGAACCCTCAGAGCAGTAAGCAGAGCAGCGACGACGTGATCGTGATGGCGACTCTGCGCCTGCTGCGCCTGCTAGTGAAGCACGCCGGAGAGCTGAGGGAGGGGCTGGAGCTCGGGCTGGCCTCCACGCCCACCGCGCCCTGGAGAG gcatcatcCCGCAGCTGTTCTCCAGACTGAACCACCCCGAGGCCTACATCCGGCAGAGCATCTGCAGCCTGCTGTGTCGCGTAGCCCAGGACTCCCCTCACCTCATCCTCTACCCCGCTATCGTCGGCTCCATCTCACTCGGGGGCGAGGCTCAGACCGCAg caggtACGAAGCTGCCCTCGGCTCTGCCCACTCTGTTGGGGAACATGCCGGGCGAGGATCTGTGTGGGGGGGAGGGTGAAGGCGGGAGTCCCCCTGCGTCTCAGGATAGCGGGCGAGGAGACGAGCTGGGACTTTGCTCCATCGAGGACCAGGCCATGATGCAGGACTGCTACAGCAAGATCGTGGACACGCTCTCCGCAGCTAACCCCACCATGGTCCAACAG gtgcagaTGCTGGTTGGGGAGCTGCGCAGGGTCACCGTGCTGTGGGACGAGTTGTGGTTGGGAGtcctgcagcagcagcacatGCACGTTCTGCGCAGGATCCAGCAGCTCGAGGACGAAGTCAAGAGAGTCCAGAACAACAACACGCTGCGCAA GGAGGAGAAGGTGGCCATCATGAGGGAGAAACATTCGGCGCTGATGCGGCCCGTAGTCTTCGCTCTGGATCATGTGCGCAGCATCACCGCCGCCGCCGCGGAGACTCCTCACGAGACGTGGTTCCAGGAGACGTATGGAGACGCCATTTACAGCGCTCTGGAGCGACTGAGGAACCCGCAGAACCCAGCCAACCCCGCCAACAGCTGGGTTCCGTTCAAACAG ATCATGTTGAGTCTGCAGCAGCGAGCTCAGAAGCGAGCGAGTTACCTCCTGCGCCTGGAGGAGATCAGTCCTCGCCTGGGCTCCATGACCCACACGGAGATGGCTCTTCCAGGAGAGGTGTCTGCCACCGACACCGTCACCATCCACAACGTCGGCAACACCATCACCATCCTGCCCACCAAGACCAAGCCCAAAAAACTTTACTTCCTCGGCTCTGACGGGAAAAACTACCCGTACCTCTTCAAAG gtttgGAGGATTTGCATTTAGATGAGAGGATCATGCAGTTCTTGTCCATAGTGAACACGATGTTCACTAAAGTAAACCAGCAGGAGAGTCCACGCTTCCACGCCCGTCACTACTCGGTCACGCCCCTCGGCACTCGCTCGGGTCTCATCCAGTGGGTGGACGGAGCCACGCCTCTGTTCGGCCTCTACAAGCGCTGGCAGCAGCGCGAGGCTGTGCTTCAGGCTCAGAAG GCTCAGGACTCGTTCCAGCAGCCACAGAACCTGCCCATGGTTCCGCGCCCCAGCGAGCTCTACTACAGTAAGATCGGGCCGGCTCTGAAAGCGGTGGGTCTCAGCCTGGACGTGTCGCGCCGTGACTGGCCGCTCAGCGTCATGAGGGACGTGTTGCGGGAGCTGATGGAGGCCACGCCCCCTAACCTGCTGGCCAAGGAGCTGTGGTGCTCGTGTACCACGCCCAGCGAGTGGTGGAGGGTCACACAG TTGTATGCCAGGTCCACTGCAGTGATGTCAATGGTGGGTTATATCATCGGTTTAGGAGACCGTCACCTGGACAACGTGCTGATCGACATGACGACCGGCGAGGTGGTGCACATCGACTACAACGTCTGCTTCGAGAAAG GGAAAAGTCTGAGGGTTCCTGAGAAGGTTCCGTTCCGCATGACGCACAACATCGAGACGGCTTTAGGAGTGACGGGAGTGGAAGGAATCTTCAGACTGTCCTGCGAACAG GTGATTCAGATGATGCGTCGGGGCAGAGAGACCCTCCTGACCCTGCTGGAGGCGTTTGTGTATGACCCCCTGGTGGACTGGACGGCGGGCGGAGAGGTTGGGTTCGCCGGGGCCGTGtacggaggaggaggaggacagcaGGCCGAGAACAAGCAGAGcaagagggagatggagagggacATCACGCGCAGCCTGTTCTCCTCACGCGTAGCCGAGATCAAG GTGAACTGGTTCAAGAACCGTGACGAGATGCAGGCGGTTCTGCCTCAGGTGGAGATGGCCGTGGAGGAGTACCTGAGCCTGCAGGAGCATCTCGCTCAGGTGGACAAGGCGCAGGGCAAGCTGCTGGAGGAGATGGAGTTCCTGGAGGGAGCGGACAGCAGAGTGGACCACCCCATCCACACGCTGGAGCACAG ATATTCGGAGCACACGCAGCTGCAGTCGAGACAGAGGACCGTGCAGGACGCCATCCAGAGCAAGCTGTTGGATCTGGACCAGTGGATCTCTCAGTACCAGGCGGCGTTTGGGAGTCTGGAGGCCACGCAGCTCGCCAGCCTGCTGCAGGAGATCAGCAGCCCCATAGACCTCG GTCCGCCCAGCTACGTCCCCGCTACGGCGTTTCTGCAGAACGCAGGTCAGGCTCACCTGATCAGCCAGTGCGAGGCTCTGGAGGCGGAGGTGAGCGCTCTCCTGCAGCAGCGCCGCTCCATACTGCGCACCTGCCTCGAGCACCTGCACAGCTACGCCACCGTGGCCCTGCTGTACCCACGCGCCGTCCTGCACCGCCACAGGGTCTACACCTGGAAGCAGTGGATGGAGGAGCTGGTGTGTGACATGACGGTGGAGCACTGCCAGGCCGTCTATCACCG GTACGAGGTGCAGTTCGCCCCCCAACCGCCGGCCGCCACGTGTCAGTTCGTGTCGAGTGTGGAGATGGCGCTGCAGCACCACGCGGCGGAGACCAACACGCGCTTACTACGTCAGGTGGAGCGGCTGAAGGCGGAGGGAGCGAGCGTGCCCGTGTGCGAGGAGCAGCTGCAGGAGATCGAGCGCTGCATCAAGGTCTTCCTGCACGAGGACGCCGAGCTCGCCTCCTTCAGCCTGGCCGGGATCATCATCTCCGCCCTCTGCACTCTTaccag GCGTAACCTGGTGATGGAGGGTGCGGCGGCGAGCGCAGGAGAGCAGCTGGTGGAGCTGACGTCCCGGGATGGAGCCTGGTTTCTGGAGGAGCTCTGCAGCATGAGCGGAAACGTCACGTGTCTGGTGCAGCTGCTGAAAGAGTGCCAGCTCCAGTCCCACGACCTGGACATCCTCAGCCCCGAGGACACCTCCCAGGCCGTCTACCTGGCCAACGGGGTCTACACCTGCCTACAG GAGCTGAACACCAACTTCCGTCAGATCATCTTCCCCGAAGCTCTGCGCTGCATGCTGAAGGGAGAGAGCACTCTGGAGAGCATGCTGTCTGAACTGGACTCTCTGATCGAGCAGTGTGCAGACGGCGTGTCCCTGCAGGGCCTGGGGGAGGCGCTACAGGTTCACCTCCGCAACACCGCCATGGGGCTGGACGAGGACGCGGACGCGCACTACCTCCAGGTCACCAG GGTTCTGCGTGTCCAGTACTCGGAGCTGATACAGCCTCGGAACATGGAGGGCTCCGTACAGGACACTCCTAAAATGAGCGCGGGGCAGATGCTGCTGGTCGCCTTCGACGGGATGTTCGCACAGCTGGAGAGCGCTTTCGGCCTCCTGATCGATAAG TTGAACTCCATGGATATTCCTGCAGCGTGGAGGAAGGTGGATGTGATCTGGGAGGCTCGGGCCACACAGGTGCATTTCTTCGACAGCGTGCAGACGCGGCAGGTCCTGGAGGAAATCTTCTTCCTCAAGAGGCTCCAGACGATCCGGGACTTCTTCCGGCTGTGTGCCTCGTTCGCTCAGACGCTGtcgg GCACCTGCCCTTCTCCCACGGACGACCCCCCGCTGTCTAACGGCCCCGTCTCGTTAGTGAAGCCCTTGTACCGCGGCTCCACGGTGGTCAGCGAGGACCAGATGACGAGGCCCATCAAAGCGTTCACGGCGGACTTCGTGAGGCAGATGCTGATGGGTCTGCCCACCCAGGCTCTGGGTCTGGCTCTTTGCAGCGCCCTCAGCGCTCTCGGCACGGACCTCATCGCTCAGGTCGAGGCTAAAGACTTCGGGGCCGAGGGGAAGGTCTCGCTGGACGACCTGTGTAAGAAGGCGGTGGAGCAGGGCGTCCAGGCGGGGCGTATCTCCCAGCTGCTGCTGAACAGAGCCACGGTGCTGGCCGGCTCGTACGAAACGGCGTGGAAGAAGCTGGACCTGGTGCGCCGTCTGGAGCTCAGCATAGACGCCTGCAAGGTCAGCCTGCAGAGGGCGCAGCTGCACATCGCCATGTTCCAG TGGCAGCACGAGGACGTTCTCGGGACTCGCTCTCAGCCCATGTCGGTCAGCCCTCCGCCTCGCTCCATCATCCTCAGCAACATGAAGAAGAAGCTGTACAAGCTCAGCCAGGACGATGCGGCCATCGCCAGCGTTCAG GAGAAACTGGCGTCACTCGAGGGCAGCATTGAGCAGCGGTTGAAGTGGGCGGGCGGGGCGAACCCGGCTCTGACGCCTGTGCTGCAGGACTTTGAGAGCACCATAACCGAGCGGCGTGCCCTAGTGCTGAAGGAGAGTCAGCGCGCCACCCAGGTCACCTTCCTGTGCAGCACTGTGCTCAACTTCGAGGGCCTTCGCACACGCACTCCCGAGGCTCTGAGCACGGACGCCGCGCTGTTCGACCTGGTGAAGCGCTGCCAGGCCACGTGCTCCTACGCCGCTCAGTTCAGCACCTCAGTCTCCTCTCTGGAGCTGCAGCTGCTCCACAGACtg AGCTCCGTGATGGAGCTGTCTATCGGCGCCCCCGAGTGGTTGGCGTGCGCGCAGAAGCACCTGTCTCAGGAGATGGCGAGTCAGAGGGCGATGCAGGAGGAACACGAGCAGCAGCTGGACTCGGTCACTGAAACCTTGCAGCTGCTGGTGGACACCATTAAAGGCGTCCTGTCCAATCACAACCGCCTACTAGCTGACGTCAAGCACCTGCTGCGCGCCATGGccaag GATGAGGAAAGTGCTCTCGCAGACGGAGAGGAAGTGATGTACGAGGGCAGTGTGCGTCAGTTCCTGTGCGAGTACAAGGCGTGGCAGGATAACGTGCAGATCGTGCTGTTCACGGTGGTGCAGGCGACAGGGCAGCCACGCAGCGTGGAGCAGGTGGAGCTGCTGCAGGAGATTCCCTCCACCCTCAAGGAGCTGAAAGGACAAAGCCAAAG